A segment of the Prochlorococcus sp. RS04 genome:
CTGACTTTGCATTCGCTGGAAATGAAAAACCTAAAAGCAAAGGCAATAATAAAAGTGAACGCATAAACTTAAGGAATTTATATAAACATATTAAAAAAAAAGGAGCTAATTGCCCCTTATTTTAGATCGACTGTCAATCAATTAAATTATCCCATCGCTGCTACTTCTTCAGCAAGTTGTTTATTTCTTAGAATAACTTCTTCATCATTAAAAACAGGAAGTACATTCCATTCAACTCCAAATTTTGCTCTCCAAATACCAAAATGTTCAGCCATTTTAAGATGACTTTCAGCTTTGCATGTTACGAAAACTTCTCCGGTTTGAGGAGCATGGACTCTACTTATCAATTCAAAGCCGTCAAAATTATCCTTAGGTGCGCCGGAAGCAATATATTGTTCAAAGAGTTTGTACCCTTCAGATTGCGAAAGAGTATCTGGGATAACTCCATGAACGTGATAGTAAGCCATAATTAGAATTCAATAGTGTAGTTTCAATCTAAAAACGATAATTTAAAAAGTATTTAATTTATCTTTAAATTTAGATTTTTAGATCGACTTTCAATCTTTAATTAAAATCTGCTTTACCCAGTTTAGTTTTGAAGACTTTAAAAGTAAGACCACTTTCGTTAATTGTTTCAATTACTTAATCTCCAACAGTTCCATAAAATTCAATAGACGAATCTCCGTCACACAGTCCAGCGTGAACTTCAAGATAAGCACCGACAGGAGGGTTAACTAAATGAGCAAGAAATGCATCATCATTTTTAAAAACCTCTGACCATACAAAACGAAGTGTGCAAGATAAATTTAAATGGCCCATCTGTTGCTGTCAAATTATTTCTAGGGAGTGTTTTAATTATTCTTTAATCCACTTTTTAGTCTTTAGAAATTCCAATTTATCTGTAATTGATAGGAATCTGAATTTTTTGAATCTCCCTGTTCATTTTTGTAAGAAAGCACAGCTCCGAATCTATTTTTCCTAATCATCTGCAATCCAATGGATAATTACTTTTTATTAAAAATATAACTTGCAAAAATGCCTTTCTTTTTGTTTCTTTTTTTTTCTTTTAAACAATTCATAACTTGCTTATAACTTTAAAATGTGACTCTAATAATGCATTCAATTCTTCTAAATCAAAGCAGTGGTCTTGGATGCAGTTTTTTATAGTATTCAGCAAGTAAACTAATAATTTTTAAAAATTAAAATAATATTTTATTTTTTCTTATTCGTATCTTATTTAATTCTTAAAGAAGAGTTCATTAAATCTTTTAAGCTGTTGGTAGCTTCTACATTCTCCTCACACGAAATAGAGAAGCTTTTTCTTTTTGAAATAAATTTGGTATGACTTATTTTGCAGAGCCAAATTACATAGAATATGAGCTATGGTTTGATTCAAATATTAATGCAGTTGATTTAATTAACTATTCAGATGAAAATGAATTTTGTAATTTTACGCATAAAAAATTCCATAAGATATCAAGTTTAAATTTAGTTATTGGTTCCTCAAAATATAAACAAATGATGATTTTTTCTTTTTTCTAATTTCCTTGCAGAGTTAATGCATTCCTTTATTGTTTTATCTCTCTGATTTGGAAATAGCAGAAGTAATGGATTATTCTAGTCAAAAACTAAAAAGCTTTCCTGAAAAAGTTTTTTCTGTTTTTCTCTTATTTATATTAAATATATTCCATTAACTTAATTATCTTTGATAGTTAAGCAGCTTCTAGATTTGATTCTTCTTGTTCAAAATTTGCTTTATTTTCCTTAATTTCTTGATTAGCCCATTGTAATAATCTTATAGATAATATTAAGTCTCCATCTAACCATGCTCTAATAGCCATAGCTCTTCTAGGATCATAAAATTTTTTCTTTCTATACCAATCAAAAACATTCTCATCTGATTTGTCTCCATTGCATGAAAGACAAGCTGGAACACAATTTCCTGTCAAGTTTAAACCTCCTTTACTTCGTGGCAATATATGATCAATAGATTCTGAAGGTTTTCCGCAATATATGCATCTTTTGCTCGTAAATGTATGAATAGACTTTCGCCAAAATCTTAATTTGAGCTTAGGGCATAAATCCTCTAAAAACACTGCATCATCAATATGCATTAAGATTATTCAATTAACTATATTTATGTCATATGAAATTTAAAAATAATTTAAGAAAACGTTATCTTTAAGAAATTAAATTATTTTCAAAAACCAATCATAAAATAATTAATTTCAAATAAATTTTTAATTAATTTTCTCATCACTTTTTCTTATTTTTAGTTTGAGCTTTTACTCTTCAGAATTTGGTTATGGGAATAACAATATACATTTAACATTTAACTTTATAACTTACCTTTTCTATATGTGGAGTCTAGTTATTTAGTTGAATATAATGAGCTAAGAATTTAAAAAAAATGTCTGATAAAAAGAAAGATACAAAAAAAGATTTTAAAAAGAATAAAGCTATGCTTGCTTACGGAGTGATACAACTAGGATCAGCAGTTGTATCAGCTTTTGCCTTAGTAGCTATTGCACTAAGCTTTTGCTCATTAAAAAAAGAATCAAAGTTCTTTAATGAATGTGTTGAAGAAATGAAAGCGACTGGTTCGCAAACAGCTGATGCGGTTCGTTTCTGTACTGGTGGTTAGCATTAGGTAAATTAAGTGTTTCCGATATTTTTATAAATAATATTTAATTTGTCTTAGTTCATATTAACCATAAATTAATTTTTTCTTATTTTCCCCTTAGTAAAACTAATAAATAAACTAACTAAAATTTAAGTGATTATAAATTTAGGAAAATTTTATGAGTGGAGATTATGAGACATTAGAAATCAATCAACCTAAGATTTCTTATTTTAAAAAGAGATCAGAAGATAATACTTTATGGCTAGAGGAAATGATTAAAGAGATTGAAAAGATTGAAGATACGAATAACAATATATCTGATGCTGCTTAATCTACGATGGTTTGTGATTAATGATATTTATTGAGTAATCTATTGTAAATTACCAACAATAATATTATTCCACCTATACCAAGAATTGCATGGTATGGGTCATAATGATTTTGCTAAAGCTCATTTAAAAATTCCATTAATTTAGTCTTTGGGTCGAGGTAATATCAAGCGTTTCATTTAAAAACCATAAGTGACTTAATCGCATTTTTTCTTTCGATATATTTTCTGCATTTCTTTTTGTTCTGATAAATAATCTTCTTTTGCTTGTTTATTAATTTGATCATATTTGGCTTTAAATTCTTCTATAAGAGCTTGAGCATTTTGTCTTCTTTCTTTGGGCATAAAATCAAAATCTTCATCACTGTAATTTCCACTTTTTAAGATAGTTTCAAACAAATAACATTCACTAGATAAATCAATATCAAATTCTTTTATTAAGAAATATTCATTACATAAGCTTTCTATTTCATAAGGACTATCAAAAAGATCCTCCCATTTTGTCTCTATTGCATAAATTTTGATAATTTTATCATTAGCAAATTCTTTGCTTTGTTTTGCAAATGATATTTTTTGCTGATAATCATTTTTTGATTTATTTATTGCAAATTTAAGATCTTCGCATAATCTTGCTTTATCATTTCCGAAACCAAATATAAGTGGGAAAACAATAAATAAAGCTAAGCGTTTCATTTAATCGTTGACTTTTTGGTCTAATAATTCTTTTAATTCCTTTGGTAAGTTTAAAAAAGAATCTCTTAAATTTTCATTCTTTTCTCCTATATGCAGTATCCACTCTCTAAATTCTTCTGCTATTGCATAACTGTCTTCATATCTTTCTAGATTATCCATAACAGAAATTCTTTTAGTAGCCCAACAAGTCGCTATATCAATTCTTTTTTTTGTTTAGTATTTACTGCCAAAATTCATCTAATGCATCAAACACTCTGTTGAGATAATCGTTTGCTCCTATACATTCCCATTTCCCCTTTTCACCAATCGCACATTTGTAGTGCAGTTCTCTCTTGAGTTGCATTAGTTTATTGGTCATAGCAACCTTGTCTAGTCTTCCGTTCATAGTAATTCCCTAGCTTCTGTCAATATTCGATTCTTTAAAAAAATAAGCGCGTCTAGTTTTTCTTCTTTTTCTTCATAATTTTCAAATTTCATTTCTGCAATTTCAACAATTGCTTTATCAACCTTTTTAAGCTGTTTCTTGATAACTCCCTTTTTAAGTTTTTTTTTAATAATCATTTTTGGTATTTTGGTTGATTCCATTGAAATTACCTTTTTTCTTTATATTCTCTTTCTTTTCTTCAAAATGCGAGTCCCTCACTTTAAATTCTGGTTAAATTATCTACATAATATCGTTAAGAATATAGTTACCGCTCTTTCAATTTAATTTAATCAATCATTGGGTTTTTCATTCTTTCTGATCAATTGGTCTAAAGTTTTTTGATCTGAGACGACAATAAAATCATCCTCTTTATATGGAGTTGTATCAATCCATTCTGGAGGATAATCCCCAAATTTAACGTATTGATAAAGCTTATCTAAATCTGGATCATAATAAGTGTCATTAACTCTTGGATCAGTTATTACTTTGCTTGGATGCATAATAATAATTATTTGTACTCTTTCCTTATAGATTATCTAGATTAAAGCAGCTTTAAATCTCATTTAAAATTTCCTTTTAATACAAATTTTTTTTAAAAGCAAGCCTTTATTTAAAATTTAATTTTTGTTGTTACTCTGTTTTTATTTTGAGATTTGAATTCAAAAATTCCTGTTTCAGTAAATATGGTCAACTCATCTCCAGATGTTTCTTCAATTGCAATTCCATCAGACTCTAAATTTTTAACAAAAACATTCCCAATAAGTTTTAGAGATTTATCACCCTTGTCAAAAGAAAGCTTGTCAGAATAAGCCTCAAAATTACCACTATTACTCTTAATGACTACATTTCCCATAGCCTCTAAATCACCTTCTAAAGTATTTACTTGAGAATCAGATGTAAGTGTGTAATTAGTAAATTCCTCAGCAAAAGAATATTCAGCTAATAGAAATAAAAACGATGCAAGAAGTATGCTTTTCATTTAATTCCAACCCTTTTCTGCATTTTGAATAATCCATTGTGCAAGAACCTTATCCTCTCCATCCTTCAATTTATTTTTATAACCTTTCATAAAACCAATCCCTTCATTGGCAATAATTGTTATTGAATCTACATCTGCTATTCCTCTTTTTTCAAGGTCGGAAAGTTTTAATGATTTGGATCCTTTTAGAACTACTGATCCACCTCTTACATGGCAGCCTGCACAAACATTTCTAAAAATTGTTTCTCCATCTCTTATATCTGAAGCCATTAGATATCTATTATGCAAAGAGGTTTGAAAAATAATTATTAAAGTTATTACAGGAATTACAAATAGAAATTTAAATATTTTCATTTGATATATTACACCCAAAATTAATTTAGCAATTAATTCTTAATTTTGAACTGTCTACTTTAATAACTCAACTGCTACAACAAGATTGCCTAATAATCCGTTCAGAATATTAAGCTGCTCTTTACTACCAAAGGCTATTAATACCTGACCTGGTTGAAGTATGAAATTCCCTCCAGGATTAGTGAACAACTTTTCATTTTCTTTAATGGCTAATATTTTAGCTCCACTCTTTTTACCTATTCCAAGTTCAGAAAGTGATCTTTTCTCTGAAGTTTCAAAAAGACTAATATCATTACTTAATTCAAATTCTTCAATTTCACATTCACTTCCTGCAAGCAGATCAAGGAAGTCGATAGCTATTGGTCTTAAAGCCATTGATGCCATAGCTCGCCCTGCTGCGATATAAGGACTTACTACAATACTTGCTCCAGCTAATCTCAATTTACTTGCGGCTTCTTCAGTTCCAGCTCTTGCAATTACTCTTATAGAACTTCTTATTCCTTTAGCGCTTAAAACCACATATAAATTTGCAGCGTCATTAGGTAAGGTAACAACCAAGCTTTTGCATTTTTCTAATCCTGCTAGTTTTAAAGTCTCGTCAAGAGTTGCATCAGCGCAAAGTACTTCTAAACCATTTTCTTCAGCAATTTTTTTTCTATCTTCGTCACTCTCAACAACAATAATTGGAATATTTTGCGTTTTTATTTGGTTAGATATTTCCTGACCTACCCTCCCATATCCACACAAAATTACATGATTTTCCATTTTTCTAAGAAGTCTTTTAAAACGTAATTCGTTTACTCTTTGAAAATAGCCGGATTCGAATAATCTAACAGCTTTTTGAAAGGTAAATTGAATAAAGATCAATCCGCCTACGATTACCAAAACAGTTACGATTCTGCCTTCAGGACTTAAAGGTTGAACTTCTCCAAAACCAATAGTGGTTATTGTGATTAGAACCATCCATAAGCAATCACTCCATTCCCATCCCTCTGTTATTCGATAGCCAATTGCTCCTAAAAAAAACAGAAAGAATAAAGAATAAATAAGACCAAACCAAGGCCTTAAATAGTCTTTAATAAAATAGAACTCAAATAATCTAAGCTTCATATCCCTTATTATCGTTAACTATTCAAAAATTTCAAAAAATTTTTCTATTATGTTCCTAAAACTATTTATTTGTTTAAGTGAAATATATATTAAGCAGGATAATAATATTTATTTTCGTAGCTCTATGCGTTAAACAGATGATTACTGTCTCAGGTATTATTTAATAATTCATTAAAAATTAATTCAAGGTTTTACTTGTACTGATTCAATAAGAAAATCAGAAGCTGCTTTTAACCAATCAGCGACAGTAAGACGAAGGTCAGGTTGAGAATATACAAGTGCGACAATAATTCCAACTAAGATTATCTTTACCATGGCAATTCAAATATTCTTATGAATTAAAGCACAACTATTTAGTAAAAAGAACCTTAAATGTATAAAAAATAGATTAATTAAAATTTCTCTAATTGATTAAACAAGTATTCCACTCTTCTAAGATTTACTCCTAAATCAGATTGTCCTAATCTTGCTGCAGATCTTATCTGAATAATTCCTTTTGATCTATCTACATAACTTCTTACATCAAGCTTTAAAATTTCGAGGTCATCTGGAAATCTAAAAATTAAGCTTCTACAAACACCTCTCCAATAATTTCTACCACTTTCAATAACTTCTGTACGAGGTAACCCTTCCGCCAGAGAAACAAGTTGAATAAACTTTTGATCAACATTTATTAGTTTCTTTTCTACTAAGACACTATTTAATGGATTAGTTATTGGAGCAAGACCTTGAATGGAGGAAACCATATTTTTAAGAAAGATATAGATGTTCTAACCGATTTCATACACAAAGTGAGAGAAAAAAAGTAAATAAATTCCCCATAAATTTAATCTCTTTATAAAGATTCCTTATTTTTTGATCAAAATTCTAAAATTTGAGATTTTTAATTGTTTTTTTTGATAGAGATGGTTGCCTTGATTGTTTTCTATTTAGTTTCCTAACCCATAAAAAAACTCCAACAAACAAAAATATTTCAACAATAATTCCAACCTTTATTAAACTCATTTTTTATCCTCTTTTTTCTTGTTGGTGCCTTCGATATATGGCACAAGGATATTTAATAACCATTTTTTAAATGCACTTAAAGGTTTCATAATCTATTTACTTGCCTTTTCTCCACATACTCCTCCCTTTGATGAGATCCTCTATATTTGGCCAAGCTGCTATTAATTCTTTTAGTGCCTTTCTATTAGGAGTATAGAAAACACATGACAATGCACTTATTACATAAAGTATGAACCATAACTTACTCTCTGAATAAGCTAAAAACAAAGAGAAAAGAAAACTTCCAATAAAGAAGAAGAAAAATGACCTATTTAATATTTCTAATGGAGTTCTTTTAAGTCTGTAGAATTTAATCTTTTTAATATCTTCTTCAGTATCTTTCTGAAATTTACTTTCGTACGAATTAATTATTTCTTCTTCTAGAACTTTTTCATACTCTAAATTATCAATTGGATCGCTTTGATCCTTTTTATTTATCATCGGTATCAATACAGTACAAATATGTTAACTAATTTAAGGTATTTTAAAAAGTATCAAATTTTATCTATTAAATGTAGCTATACGAACAGATCATGGTTTTGAAAATACTTCAAGATTGTCTTATTTATAAAAGATAAATTAGTCAAAATATTCTTTTTAATTTTCCCAAATCTTTCTGTCATTTAAAACAATCACCTCTATAAACTTCATAGCATTAATTAAATTCGGAGGCAATATCTAAATCTAGAGTTAAAATAGTTTAGAGATTTTAATAATAATCTATATGCAAAGGTATTTGATTTCCTACGAATTTACTGATGGCGAGGATCAAGAAGAAGGGGCAGAAATGCTAATTAATTGGTATGAATCAGGTGGTCCCCAAAATAGACCTGAAAACTATGAGGTTCATTCTTGGATTTTTATGGTTCAAAATGGGATTGGACATTCTGTAGTGAGTGCAGATTCTCTTGAGACAATTTGGAAGCAATGGCATCCATGGAGAAGGTTAATGGATATAAGCATTCAGCCTTGTATGGATCTTGATGAGACAGTCGGATTATTCAAAAAACAAAAAATGAATACACGGATAGTCTAAAAGTATTTCTAACTTCTAAATATAAATTTCTTTTTAGTAGCACCTAATACTACATACATATTTCACTGCGTTAAAAAGGATAAGATTAATTTTCCATGATGAATGATTCTTATCACATTTACTTCAAAGGAGAAATTCTTTTCAAGAATTTAAGTAAAGATGAATTTGAATTTGTTTGGGGAAAACTTTATACATCTTATATAAATGCCCTAAATAAAGAGCTAACCTACGAATTAGTTAGCGAAAGCAATATTATGGAGCCGGCCTTTAACCTTGAGCCATCTTATTAAATCAAGAACTAAATCCTAGATTATGAATAAAACAAGAAAACCTTTCTCTCTTTTATTTTGAGGTACTCTTTCTCTTCTTTAGTTATATCTAAAGCAATTTTATTTGCCTCAATTTCGACATTCGAACTATAAGTTTCAAAGTTTTCCTCTCTTTTAAATAGAGCAACGATGCCAATATCTGTTATAAACCAAATAAAATGATCAGTTTCTCCAATTGGCTCCTCTTTTAAAGAGTCAATAATCAAATCACAGGTTGAGTCCACTTAATTATTCTGAGAGTAATTTTAATTACCCCCGTTGCAATACCTTACGGCCTCAGAATTGGTACCACCATCTTCAATAATTTCTGCAACACATTTATTGAAAAGTTTAGACTCTTTTTTTACTGAACAGAATCCAAAAGCGATTGCAGCTAAAGCTATTGCAGATACGAAACTAGAACCAAGTTGTATAAAACCATAGGCAAACATAATGTTTTTCTTTCCAGAACATTTTTTTGAATCCTTTTTTTCTTCTGTCATTTAAAATTTATTAACTTAGTCAACCCTATTTGATTAGTTTTAGGTTTGAGAAATATTTGCATAGAGAAAACCGAATTAAACAATTTATACTCAGCTATGGCAAAAATTAAAAATTTCAAGTTTTGATTGATTTTTCTTCACTTTAATTTTCAATTTGATACATCATGAAGAAAAAACTTCTTGAATTTTTTATCAACATGAGCTTCTGGTATAGAAAATTTATCTTTTTTAAAAAGTAATGATCCCACAGTTATAACAAGAGATTATGTTACTTTTTAAACTATATTTTATTTTTTTTGATGAAGTATTAATACTTAAAAATTTTTCCAGAAAAGCTTGTTTTGATAATGCTCCCGAAGAGTTATCCACTTTTTAAGCGTTTTTCAACAGGGTTTTCCACAATATGTTGATTAAATTTGAATTTCTATGAGCAAAATAAAATATTATCTTCTTTTAAGAAAAAACTATCCACAAATTTTTTTTGGGATCACTATGATTTCTACTGTCTTTTAAATAATTTTAAGAACAAATCTTATGAATCTAAATGAGACAAAAAGGGATGTAAATCCCGAAATCAAAAAAGAGTTGGAAAAATCTAAGCTCAAAGTTCTTACTAATGAAAATGATTTTTTAGTAAAAAACCTCAAAAAGGCCGGATGATTTATTAGAGCTAAAAAATTTTTTAAACTGCAAAATTTACAAAATTCCTTTCTAGGTCGAAATAATGATTTTTGGAATGATCATCCAAAATATTTAATCTACCAAATATAAAATTTCTATTAAATATACAAATTAATACTCTTTATACCAATCATAAAGAACAAATCTTAGTTATATTATCCAAATCTCCTTAAGAGATCTGAACAGAAATATAAACGGGAAAAATCATTTAAATTATTTAAACATTAAGTTTTTCCTGTATTTGCATCATAGTTTTTACAAAAGATGAATATCCAAGAACTTAAAGTCAACTACAAAAAGCTTTTAAACAAAGCTGCCAAAGCAAACGGTCGTAAAGAAACTGTTTCTTACTTAAATCGTGCTGCTAAAATTAAATCAAAGATCTATTCAAACACTAAAGTAAATTGTTTTAGATGTAATGGAGCAGGTTTTCTAAGAATTTCTTTAGATGAGACTAAGACATGTCTATCTTGCTATGGGAAGGGTTTTTTGATTAAAGAAATTCAGCAGGTTTAAAAAATTTGATTGTTCATGAAAGATCTCATTCAAGCTCATAAAAAATTAATTAAAACAGTAAAAGAACAAATGGGATTTTCTGATTATGGGATGTACTGGTTGGCTTTCTTGGAAGGGGGTTTAACTATATGGTTCTTGGATAGAATATTTTTCCACTGGTTAAAGTTTTAATTTTTATTTATGTCAAAAAAATTTTACGGGTATTAAATAAATTAATTTATCGAAACCATTTAAAAAGTTGTAGCATAGTAAAAAAAACAATATGCAACTACTGGGATTAATTCTTCTTCTAGCAAGTAGCTGGTACTTATGGAAATTAACATCAAACTTTCTTGATGAACCAACAAAAAAAGAGCTGACTAATAGTTTTAATAACCTCAAAAATAAATTCTCTGAGGGGAAACAAAACTTTTCTAAAGCAAAAATAAGCGAAGCTTGGGAAAAGTACAAAGAAGAAGGTGGTGCCTTATCTAATAAAGAAAAAAGCTAGTGGACTTTTTTATTATTACAGGTCTTACTAAAGATATATCTAAAATTGATCTAATTGGTATTTTGATTGGGCATTTAATTTTTGGTGTTGCATTGACCAAACTTTTAGATTGGAAGTGGTTAAAGAACCTTATAAGTGAAGAAGATAAAATAAGGATGCTTAAAAGTTATACATGGAAAGACTTATTAGTAGATGGAGCAATTGTTACGGTAGTTCTAGGAATAATCTTTTTGATAATTAGCATTTTTCTATAAATGAACGTAACTTACATCCTTTTAGTTTTTTTAATGATATCAATTGTGATTTTCACTCAAATAATCAATTCCTCCGATAAATAAAAATAAATGACTGAAGTAGTTAGCAACTCCTCAACTGGATGGTACTTAATCGCTTTAGTAAGCACTTTATCTTTTTTAGCCTTAATTTACTTTGGCCAAAAAAGATAGAGTAAATTTTGAAAGATTATTTAAATTCATAAAAAAAGCTCTGCAACTTCACGAGATGCAGAGCTTTTAATTATTAAGTAACTGATTTATATAAATCTGTTGATTATAAAACCTTTTTTCTTAATCAAAGAAAAAGAGACCGATGAATGTGA
Coding sequences within it:
- a CDS encoding putative quinol monooxygenase — its product is MGHLNLSCTLRFVWSEVFKNDDAFLAHLVNPPVGAYLEVHAGLCDGDSSIEFYGTVGD
- a CDS encoding DUF3303 domain-containing protein translates to MQRYLISYEFTDGEDQEEGAEMLINWYESGGPQNRPENYEVHSWIFMVQNGIGHSVVSADSLETIWKQWHPWRRLMDISIQPCMDLDETVGLFKKQKMNTRIV
- a CDS encoding potassium channel family protein; its protein translation is MKLRLFEFYFIKDYLRPWFGLIYSLFFLFFLGAIGYRITEGWEWSDCLWMVLITITTIGFGEVQPLSPEGRIVTVLVIVGGLIFIQFTFQKAVRLFESGYFQRVNELRFKRLLRKMENHVILCGYGRVGQEISNQIKTQNIPIIVVESDEDRKKIAEENGLEVLCADATLDETLKLAGLEKCKSLVVTLPNDAANLYVVLSAKGIRSSIRVIARAGTEEAASKLRLAGASIVVSPYIAAGRAMASMALRPIAIDFLDLLAGSECEIEEFELSNDISLFETSEKRSLSELGIGKKSGAKILAIKENEKLFTNPGGNFILQPGQVLIAFGSKEQLNILNGLLGNLVVAVELLK
- a CDS encoding HNH endonuclease, coding for MHIDDAVFLEDLCPKLKLRFWRKSIHTFTSKRCIYCGKPSESIDHILPRSKGGLNLTGNCVPACLSCNGDKSDENVFDWYRKKKFYDPRRAMAIRAWLDGDLILSIRLLQWANQEIKENKANFEQEESNLEAA
- a CDS encoding DUF3303 domain-containing protein translates to MAYYHVHGVIPDTLSQSEGYKLFEQYIASGAPKDNFDGFELISRVHAPQTGEVFVTCKAESHLKMAEHFGIWRAKFGVEWNVLPVFNDEEVILRNKQLAEEVAAMG
- a CDS encoding c-type cytochrome gives rise to the protein MKIFKFLFVIPVITLIIIFQTSLHNRYLMASDIRDGETIFRNVCAGCHVRGGSVVLKGSKSLKLSDLEKRGIADVDSITIIANEGIGFMKGYKNKLKDGEDKVLAQWIIQNAEKGWN
- a CDS encoding DUF1499 domain-containing protein — its product is MVSSIQGLAPITNPLNSVLVEKKLINVDQKFIQLVSLAEGLPRTEVIESGRNYWRGVCRSLIFRFPDDLEILKLDVRSYVDRSKGIIQIRSAARLGQSDLGVNLRRVEYLFNQLEKF
- a CDS encoding DUP family protein, which produces MINKKDQSDPIDNLEYEKVLEEEIINSYESKFQKDTEEDIKKIKFYRLKRTPLEILNRSFFFFFIGSFLFSLFLAYSESKLWFILYVISALSCVFYTPNRKALKELIAAWPNIEDLIKGRSMWRKGK